From the Oleiphilus messinensis genome, one window contains:
- the ccmA gene encoding cytochrome c biogenesis heme-transporting ATPase CcmA, translating into MQLPGATKLALTPQEVNIDSPNAIATEDALIEGIDLFCERDDRVLFENLCFSIPRGSITQIEGPNGAGKTTLLRIIAGLSQIYEGELKWCGESMSDARVAFASNLLYLGHKPGVKSLLTPRENLRALSRLRRTVTETDIENALEKVGLYGFEDVPCHSLSAGQHRRVGLARLYISDEPLWILDEAFTAIDKKGVAELENLFAERARLGGTIVLTTHHELRLDVPFQRIVLGQRSGGQNPLQAHGG; encoded by the coding sequence ATGCAGTTACCCGGTGCCACCAAATTAGCGTTAACGCCTCAGGAGGTGAATATCGATAGCCCGAATGCAATCGCCACAGAAGATGCCTTGATTGAAGGCATTGACCTCTTCTGTGAACGGGATGATCGAGTTTTGTTCGAAAACCTGTGCTTTTCTATCCCCCGTGGCTCAATCACCCAGATTGAAGGGCCGAATGGAGCAGGAAAAACGACTTTGTTACGCATCATTGCGGGGCTCTCACAGATCTATGAGGGTGAACTAAAATGGTGCGGCGAGTCAATGTCCGATGCACGGGTTGCATTTGCGAGCAACCTTTTATATCTCGGACACAAACCGGGCGTGAAGAGTCTGCTCACGCCCCGGGAAAATCTACGGGCACTGTCCCGGCTCCGCAGAACCGTGACTGAGACGGATATCGAGAACGCGCTCGAGAAAGTCGGGCTATACGGCTTTGAAGACGTACCCTGCCATAGTTTGTCTGCAGGGCAGCATCGTCGGGTTGGTCTGGCTCGGCTCTATATTTCGGATGAACCCCTCTGGATTTTGGATGAAGCCTTCACGGCGATTGATAAAAAAGGCGTCGCCGAGCTCGAAAACCTGTTTGCCGAGCGTGCCCGACTGGGCGGCACCATTGTTCTGACAACTCACCACGAGCTTAGACTGGATGTACCGTTTCAACGAATTGTGCTAGGCCAGCGCTCCGGTGGGCAAAACCCGCTTCAGGCACATGGAGGGTAG